The following coding sequences lie in one Streptomyces sp. NBC_01224 genomic window:
- a CDS encoding NDP-hexose 2,3-dehydratase family protein: MTSTKTAPPPTELGDASFDRWLDEQRRGHHHSVRRAPLDTLPSWRFCRETGDLVHASGRFFSVSGLRATTDFDAAGQRPLTWSQPVIVQREVGLLGMLLKESRGEVHCLLQAKTEPGNLNGLQLSPTVQATRSNFTGVHRGRPVPYTEYFTGDRRGGRVLADSLQSEQGWWFLHKRNRNVVVMTDEDVPARDGFRWLSLRQVGALLLRDHLVNMDSRTVLSTLPREQIAHRGGPPGPVGEDDALHSFSEVLSVLADARFRYELTQEQVPLRKVLEDATSPWARTGDGVIRRPDGRHFTVLGVTVQAQAREVASWSQPLLAPVAGLAGLLVRRIDGLPHVLLRARVEAGSLNVAEFGPTVQCSTRHLHGRGARRPKFLDTLLAPRAGRVLFDTEQCEEGGRFHHAVTRNLIVELAGDDEVAGGDRAAWAVTRDLPPDFCWVSVPQVQALLRHGNHLNVQARCLMTALTLATRWLES; the protein is encoded by the coding sequence ATGACCTCAACGAAGACCGCACCGCCTCCCACCGAGCTGGGGGACGCCTCCTTCGACCGGTGGCTGGACGAGCAGCGCCGCGGGCATCACCATTCCGTGCGGCGCGCGCCGCTCGACACCCTGCCCAGCTGGCGCTTCTGCCGGGAAACCGGCGACCTGGTGCACGCATCCGGCCGCTTCTTCTCCGTCTCCGGGCTGCGCGCCACCACTGACTTCGACGCCGCCGGGCAACGGCCGCTCACCTGGTCCCAGCCCGTCATCGTGCAGCGCGAGGTCGGGCTGCTCGGCATGCTGCTCAAGGAATCCCGCGGCGAGGTGCACTGCCTGTTGCAGGCCAAGACGGAGCCGGGCAACCTCAACGGACTGCAGCTGTCGCCGACCGTGCAGGCCACCCGCAGCAACTTCACGGGCGTGCACCGGGGCCGTCCCGTGCCGTACACGGAGTACTTCACCGGGGACCGGCGCGGCGGGCGGGTGCTCGCCGACTCGCTCCAGTCCGAACAGGGCTGGTGGTTCCTGCACAAGCGGAACCGCAACGTGGTCGTCATGACGGACGAAGACGTGCCCGCTCGCGACGGGTTCCGCTGGCTGTCGCTGCGTCAGGTCGGCGCACTGTTGCTCCGCGACCACCTGGTGAACATGGACAGCCGCACGGTCCTGTCGACGCTGCCGCGGGAGCAGATCGCGCATCGCGGCGGGCCGCCGGGCCCGGTGGGCGAGGACGACGCGCTCCACTCGTTCTCCGAGGTGCTCTCGGTCCTTGCCGACGCCCGGTTCAGGTACGAACTGACCCAGGAGCAGGTTCCGTTGCGGAAGGTCCTGGAGGACGCCACGAGCCCGTGGGCACGGACCGGGGACGGCGTCATCAGGCGACCCGACGGCCGGCATTTCACGGTGCTCGGTGTGACCGTTCAGGCGCAGGCGCGCGAGGTGGCCAGCTGGTCCCAGCCGCTGCTCGCCCCGGTGGCGGGGCTCGCCGGGCTGCTCGTGCGGCGCATCGACGGACTGCCGCACGTGCTGCTGCGGGCCCGGGTCGAAGCGGGCAGCCTGAACGTGGCCGAGTTCGGGCCCACGGTGCAGTGCTCGACGCGTCATCTGCACGGACGGGGCGCGCGCCGCCCCAAGTTCCTGGACACGCTGCTCGCGCCGCGCGCCGGGCGGGTGCTGTTCGACACCGAGCAGTGCGAGGAGGGCGGGCGCTTCCACCACGCGGTGACCCGCAACCTGATCGTCGAGCTGGCCGGGGACGACGAGGTGGCCGGGGGCGACAGGGCGGCCTGGGCAGTCACTCGCGACCTGCCACCGGACTTCTGCTGGGTGTCGGTGCCGCAGGTGCAGGCGCTACTGCGGCACGGCAACCACCTGAACGTACAGGCCCGTTGCCTGATGACGGCCCTGACGCTGGCGACGCGTTGGCTTGAGTCCTGA
- a CDS encoding nuclear transport factor 2 family protein — protein sequence MESSEVIEALWDRIQARDWAAVAGLVAEDAVIEWPVSGERIVGNKNFVAVNSSYPGGWSIRVLRIVADGSEAVSEVEVPHDELGVFRAASFWTVQQGRIVRGREYWTSLGADPRPQWRAALVEPM from the coding sequence ATGGAGTCTTCGGAAGTGATCGAGGCATTGTGGGATCGGATCCAGGCGCGCGATTGGGCGGCTGTCGCCGGCCTGGTCGCAGAAGACGCCGTGATCGAGTGGCCGGTCAGCGGGGAACGCATCGTCGGCAACAAGAACTTCGTCGCGGTGAACAGCTCGTACCCGGGGGGCTGGTCGATTCGGGTCCTGCGCATCGTGGCCGACGGCAGCGAGGCGGTCTCGGAGGTCGAGGTGCCACATGACGAGCTTGGCGTGTTCCGCGCGGCCTCGTTCTGGACCGTCCAGCAGGGGCGGATCGTGCGCGGCCGGGAGTACTGGACGAGTCTTGGGGCTGATCCGCGCCCGCAATGGCGAGCGGCTCTGGTCGAGCCCATGTGA
- a CDS encoding thioesterase II family protein, whose product MPQAPVQFGTWVRRFHPASDARARLLCLPHAGGSASFYVPLSKALAPEVDVLAVQYPGRQDRYHEPSVSSVPELADQILEAVRHLDDRPLALFGHSMGAVLGYEIALRLQDVGLPAPVRFFASGRRAPSRDRDERLHLGTDAQLLAEVRRLGGPNVELLADPEMRELVMPAIRGDYHAVENYRHAPGRKLTCPVTVLTGDSDPRVSIDEATAWEEHTTGLTELQVFPGGHFFLVDQNKRVSGLLADRLARLGVGSRGAASAA is encoded by the coding sequence GTGCCTCAAGCACCGGTGCAATTCGGAACATGGGTCCGCCGATTCCATCCGGCGTCGGACGCGCGTGCCCGCCTGCTGTGCCTACCGCACGCCGGCGGGTCCGCGAGCTTCTACGTACCGCTGTCCAAGGCGCTCGCGCCCGAGGTGGACGTGCTGGCGGTCCAGTACCCGGGTCGGCAGGACCGCTACCACGAGCCGAGCGTCAGCAGCGTCCCCGAGCTGGCCGACCAGATCTTGGAGGCGGTACGCCACCTCGACGACCGGCCCCTCGCCCTGTTCGGGCACAGCATGGGCGCCGTCCTCGGCTACGAGATCGCGCTGCGCCTTCAGGACGTCGGCCTTCCCGCGCCCGTACGGTTCTTCGCCTCCGGCAGGCGGGCCCCGTCCCGTGACCGCGACGAACGGCTCCACCTGGGGACGGACGCGCAACTCCTGGCCGAGGTACGCAGGCTGGGCGGCCCCAACGTGGAGCTGCTCGCCGACCCGGAGATGCGGGAGCTGGTCATGCCCGCGATCCGCGGTGACTACCACGCCGTGGAGAACTACCGCCACGCACCGGGCCGGAAGCTGACGTGCCCGGTGACGGTGCTGACCGGGGACAGCGATCCTCGGGTTTCGATCGACGAGGCGACGGCCTGGGAAGAGCACACCACCGGCCTGACAGAGCTCCAGGTGTTCCCGGGAGGCCACTTCTTCCTTGTCGACCAGAACAAGCGCGTGAGTGGGCTCCTCGCGGACCGCTTGGCCCGCCTGGGCGTCGGCAGCCGGGGGGCCGCGTCGGCGGCCTGA
- a CDS encoding ParA family protein: MASPFEAPDAQAQQPGIPWGSLSHIFMFGNGKGGVGKSSVSANAAGKAARSGLRTLIIDCNAQGNIARELGYKRAEWNDGGAGLLESLRTGAPLTPRENVRENLDVVMGGPALGDEFGIFFHTMLAKEGPHAYLRLLMCLLPIAHRYQIIILDTPPENPSLQRLALSASRWLVIPVKSDGGAEDGLAQIGLEFSYVKFVSRINPHIALLGVLLFDTGRTYTGIHADVRRQVQKVLGEEAHMFKHLIGHTESVARLVRKRGLLVQELAERRANGDRSIPETAEGLSADYEGFTEEMFARALELRKEAAA; encoded by the coding sequence ATGGCCAGCCCCTTCGAAGCACCTGACGCGCAGGCGCAGCAGCCCGGCATCCCCTGGGGGTCGCTGTCGCACATCTTCATGTTCGGCAACGGCAAGGGCGGCGTCGGCAAGTCCTCCGTCTCCGCGAACGCCGCGGGCAAGGCGGCGCGCAGCGGTCTGCGGACGCTCATCATCGACTGCAACGCGCAGGGCAACATCGCGCGCGAACTCGGGTACAAGCGGGCCGAGTGGAACGATGGGGGAGCGGGGCTGCTCGAATCGCTGCGGACCGGTGCGCCGCTCACGCCGCGCGAGAACGTCCGGGAGAACCTCGACGTCGTGATGGGTGGCCCCGCGCTCGGCGACGAGTTCGGGATCTTCTTTCACACGATGCTCGCAAAGGAAGGCCCGCACGCTTATCTGCGGCTGCTGATGTGCCTGCTGCCGATCGCGCACAGGTACCAGATCATCATTCTCGACACCCCGCCGGAAAACCCGTCGCTGCAGCGCCTCGCACTCTCCGCCTCGCGCTGGCTGGTCATCCCTGTGAAGAGCGACGGCGGCGCGGAGGACGGCCTCGCGCAGATCGGGCTCGAGTTCTCGTACGTCAAGTTCGTCAGCCGGATCAACCCGCACATCGCGCTTCTTGGGGTACTGCTCTTCGATACCGGGCGCACGTACACCGGTATCCACGCCGACGTGCGGCGCCAGGTGCAGAAGGTGCTGGGCGAGGAGGCCCACATGTTCAAGCATCTGATCGGGCACACGGAGTCGGTGGCGCGGCTCGTGCGCAAGCGCGGACTCCTGGTGCAGGAACTGGCGGAGCGCCGGGCGAACGGCGATCGCTCGATTCCCGAGACCGCCGAGGGGCTTTCCGCAGACTACGAAGGATTCACCGAAGAGATGTTCGCCAGGGCGCTCGAACTGAGGAAGGAAGCCGCGGCATGA